One genomic window of Neisseria sp. oral taxon 014 str. F0314 includes the following:
- a CDS encoding sulfite reductase flavoprotein subunit alpha, which yields MTDPIRSIHIAYGSESGNAQALAQDLHGQAFLQKYDLHLSDLNSLDLSALGADSLLLIITSSFGEGGPPSNADGFSDGLRALGSLPVRYCVFGLGDTSYPAFCGFSKSLAAALAEKQAQALIDPVEADLDYWTIYRQWLPLLQTALENPTGRPLTHRLSVTAYGRNTAYSAQVLSCERMAASEPEVYRLRLDLTGSGIAYQAGDLLYVNVSQPDALLDEYAAYFGSEEARTLLKHKELRLLDKTLLRGLAKICDNAELKNLLKISNKKALEQYIHGHDLLDVLRTFDPDKKITLAQLAEAAADINPRAYSAATCGRTHPDHIEICVRRIRYRLDGRDYQGTASNLLCGIAAGSRIEVFAKSNTNFHLPASGNAPIVMIGAGTGIAPFVGFLQNLTSAAPRPESYLFFGERREAADFLYREELQAYLEQGVLTGLYTAFSRDSAEKYYVQDALRAQGRLVWALIERGAYFYICGGKNMAKAVEETLIRISEEIGGRTGGNMFDNIVADLTGAGKLLKDVY from the coding sequence ATGACCGACCCCATTCGCTCCATCCACATCGCCTACGGCTCGGAATCGGGCAACGCGCAGGCACTGGCGCAAGACCTGCACGGGCAGGCATTCCTGCAAAAATACGACCTGCACCTTTCCGACCTCAACAGCCTCGATTTGTCCGCCCTCGGCGCAGACAGCCTGCTGTTGATCATTACCAGCTCGTTCGGCGAAGGCGGGCCGCCGTCCAACGCCGACGGCTTTTCAGACGGCCTCCGCGCCCTCGGCAGCCTGCCGGTACGCTATTGCGTGTTCGGACTGGGCGATACTTCGTATCCCGCGTTTTGCGGCTTCAGCAAATCCCTTGCCGCCGCACTTGCGGAAAAACAGGCGCAAGCGCTTATCGACCCCGTCGAAGCCGATTTGGACTACTGGACCATTTACCGCCAATGGCTGCCGCTGCTGCAAACCGCGCTGGAAAACCCGACCGGCCGGCCGCTGACGCACCGCCTCTCCGTTACCGCATACGGCAGAAACACCGCGTACAGCGCACAAGTGCTCTCGTGCGAACGCATGGCCGCCTCCGAGCCGGAGGTATACCGCCTGCGCCTCGACCTGACCGGCAGCGGCATCGCCTATCAGGCGGGCGACCTGCTTTACGTCAACGTCTCCCAGCCCGACGCGCTGCTGGACGAATACGCCGCCTATTTCGGCAGCGAAGAAGCACGCACGCTGCTGAAACACAAAGAACTCCGTCTGTTGGACAAAACCCTGTTGCGCGGTTTGGCCAAAATCTGCGACAACGCCGAACTGAAAAACCTGTTGAAAATCTCCAATAAAAAAGCGTTGGAACAATACATCCACGGGCACGACCTGCTCGACGTGCTGCGCACTTTCGACCCCGACAAAAAAATCACGCTGGCGCAACTGGCCGAAGCTGCCGCCGACATCAACCCCCGCGCCTATTCCGCCGCCACCTGCGGCCGTACCCATCCCGACCACATCGAAATCTGCGTCCGCCGTATCCGCTACCGGCTCGACGGCAGGGACTACCAAGGCACCGCAAGCAATCTGTTGTGCGGCATCGCGGCAGGCAGCCGTATCGAAGTGTTCGCCAAATCCAATACCAACTTCCACCTGCCCGCATCCGGCAACGCCCCCATAGTGATGATAGGCGCAGGCACCGGCATCGCACCGTTTGTCGGCTTCCTGCAAAACCTGACCTCCGCTGCACCGCGTCCCGAAAGCTACCTCTTTTTCGGCGAACGCCGCGAAGCCGCCGACTTCCTCTACCGCGAAGAGCTGCAAGCCTACCTTGAACAGGGCGTACTGACCGGACTCTACACTGCCTTTTCGCGCGACAGCGCAGAAAAATATTATGTGCAGGACGCCCTCCGCGCCCAAGGCAGACTGGTTTGGGCGCTCATAGAACGCGGCGCATATTTCTACATCTGCGGCGGCAAAAACATGGCCAAAGCGGTTGAAGAAACCCTCATCCGCATTTCCGAAGAAATCGGCGGGCGCACCGGCGGCAACATGTTCGACAACATCGTCGCCGACCTTACCGGTGCGGGCAAGCTGCTGAAGGATGTTTATTGA
- a CDS encoding pitrilysin family protein translates to MPRRILLLALSLAAVPVWAKTLSQTLPNGLKVIVKEDRRAPVAVSQIWYKVGSIDEQAGKTGLSHALEHMMFKGTPSVPSGEFNRRIAELGGQNNAYTNRSETVYYENIAAAKLPEVLKLEADRMQNLNFSDKDFANEMNVIREERRQRTEDNPSGKLWEHVYLNSFTVPALRAPIIGYMDDLHTLKADDLRAWYKQWYAPNNATLVIVGDVNAAATLKTAAKLFGGIPAKTLPARNNLTEKAEREPVTAQTTSAMTRQPIIALSYRVPKLEKSAGNMPYALDVLSDILGGNSSSRLDKNLVRGKQVALNADVGYDLFNREMPLFSIMAMPNDGVSEQSLLAAIRAEIKDIADNGVGSEELKRVKTRMEASEIYARDSMVSQASLMGLLETRGFKYSDEAAIRRRLRQVSAADVQAAAKLLTDSRSSVVTVRPETARP, encoded by the coding sequence ATGCCGCGCCGTATCCTTCTGCTTGCCCTCTCACTCGCCGCCGTTCCGGTTTGGGCGAAAACCTTGTCGCAGACGCTGCCCAACGGGTTGAAAGTCATTGTCAAAGAAGACCGGCGCGCGCCGGTGGCGGTTTCCCAGATTTGGTACAAGGTCGGCAGCATCGACGAACAGGCCGGTAAAACCGGTCTGAGCCACGCGCTGGAACACATGATGTTCAAGGGAACGCCGAGCGTGCCCTCCGGCGAGTTCAACCGCCGCATCGCCGAGCTGGGCGGCCAAAACAACGCCTACACCAACCGCAGTGAAACGGTGTACTACGAAAACATCGCCGCGGCCAAGCTGCCGGAAGTGCTGAAGCTCGAAGCCGACCGGATGCAGAACCTGAATTTCAGCGACAAAGACTTCGCCAACGAGATGAACGTGATTCGGGAAGAACGCCGCCAGCGCACGGAAGACAACCCTTCGGGCAAACTGTGGGAACACGTCTACCTCAACAGCTTCACCGTACCCGCCCTGCGCGCGCCGATTATCGGCTATATGGACGACCTGCACACGCTCAAGGCGGACGACCTGCGCGCATGGTATAAACAATGGTACGCGCCCAACAACGCCACGCTGGTCATCGTCGGCGACGTCAATGCCGCCGCCACGCTCAAAACGGCGGCAAAACTGTTCGGCGGCATTCCCGCCAAAACCCTGCCCGCGCGCAACAATCTGACGGAAAAAGCCGAACGCGAACCGGTTACCGCCCAAACCACTTCCGCCATGACCCGCCAGCCGATTATCGCCCTCTCCTACCGCGTGCCCAAACTGGAAAAATCCGCCGGCAACATGCCTTACGCGCTGGACGTATTGTCCGACATCCTCGGCGGCAATTCCTCCAGCCGCCTGGATAAAAACCTCGTGCGCGGCAAACAGGTCGCCCTGAACGCAGACGTCGGCTACGACCTCTTCAACCGCGAAATGCCCCTGTTCAGCATTATGGCCATGCCCAACGACGGCGTCAGCGAACAAAGCCTGCTTGCCGCCATCCGCGCCGAAATCAAAGACATTGCCGACAACGGCGTCGGCAGCGAAGAACTCAAGCGCGTCAAAACCCGCATGGAAGCCTCCGAAATATACGCCCGCGATTCTATGGTTTCCCAAGCCTCGCTGATGGGGCTGCTGGAAACGCGCGGCTTCAAATACAGCGACGAAGCCGCCATCCGCCGCCGGCTGCGCCAAGTCAGCGCCGCCGATGTGCAGGCAGCGGCCAAACTCCTGACCGACAGCCGCTCCAGCGTCGTTACGGTCAGACCGGAAACCGCCCGTCCATAA
- a CDS encoding pitrilysin family protein: MQLKTLILALAVLPLTAQAAVNIQRWKTKEGTQILLVEHHENPIVDMAVSFKGAGSAFDPQNKSEVSEFTAALLTSGTKQLDEEAFNARTNNIAANLASASDLETSSVEMRSLSKPSVLKQSAALFNAALTRPRFDSAAFARLQKQGITTLQQEETDPGFIAGRTLTKLNYPDHPYGRGADITVDTIRNVTLDDVRAFHRTRYGKDNAVVAIVGDISRRRAEKLAEDALKGLPAKSSAGNGALDVRNHPAQRRDIPFAGEQAQVLLGMPLIKRHDPDYYALVAGNYILGGGSFDSRLMKELRDRHGYTYGVFSTLEPATQAGPFGISFSTQKKNTRAALADARAVVEKFIAEGPTEAELKQAKANITGSFPLRFDTNAKLLDYLSLIGVHDLPDDYLEAYPKAINKLTVAQVRDAWRRRVKFSDLNIVVVGADTKDTKPAKK; this comes from the coding sequence ATGCAGTTGAAAACCCTCATCCTCGCCCTCGCCGTCCTGCCTCTGACCGCACAGGCCGCCGTCAACATCCAGCGCTGGAAAACCAAAGAAGGCACGCAGATTCTGCTGGTGGAACACCACGAAAACCCGATAGTCGACATGGCAGTCAGCTTCAAAGGCGCAGGCAGTGCGTTCGACCCGCAAAACAAAAGCGAAGTATCCGAATTCACCGCCGCACTGCTGACTTCGGGCACCAAACAGCTCGATGAAGAAGCATTCAACGCCCGCACCAACAACATCGCCGCCAACCTCGCCTCCGCCAGCGATCTGGAGACCTCGTCCGTCGAAATGCGCAGCCTAAGCAAGCCCTCGGTCCTCAAGCAATCCGCCGCCCTCTTCAACGCCGCGCTGACCCGGCCGCGATTTGATTCCGCCGCCTTCGCCCGCCTGCAAAAACAAGGCATCACCACTTTGCAGCAGGAAGAAACCGACCCCGGCTTCATCGCAGGCCGCACCCTGACCAAACTTAACTACCCCGACCATCCCTACGGCCGCGGTGCCGACATCACCGTCGACACCATCCGCAACGTTACCCTCGACGATGTCCGCGCCTTCCACCGCACCCGCTACGGTAAAGACAACGCCGTCGTCGCCATCGTCGGCGACATCAGCCGCCGCCGCGCCGAAAAACTGGCCGAAGACGCGCTCAAAGGACTGCCTGCCAAAAGCAGCGCGGGCAACGGCGCACTGGACGTCCGCAACCACCCCGCGCAACGGCGCGACATCCCGTTTGCCGGCGAACAGGCGCAAGTCCTGCTCGGTATGCCGCTCATCAAGCGGCACGACCCCGACTACTACGCACTGGTCGCAGGTAACTACATCCTCGGCGGCGGCAGCTTCGACAGCCGGCTGATGAAAGAACTGCGCGACCGCCACGGCTACACCTACGGCGTGTTCAGCACCCTCGAACCGGCCACCCAGGCAGGGCCGTTTGGCATCAGCTTCTCCACTCAGAAGAAAAACACCCGCGCCGCCCTTGCCGACGCCCGCGCCGTGGTGGAAAAATTCATTGCCGAAGGTCCGACCGAAGCCGAGTTGAAACAGGCCAAAGCCAATATCACCGGCAGCTTCCCGCTGCGTTTCGACACCAACGCCAAACTGCTGGACTACCTCTCCCTCATCGGCGTGCACGACCTGCCGGACGACTATCTGGAAGCCTACCCGAAAGCCATCAACAAGCTGACCGTGGCGCAAGTCCGGGACGCATGGCGGCGGCGGGTGAAATTCAGCGACCTGAACATCGTCGTCGTGGGCGCGGATACCAAAGACACGAAACCGGCGAAGAAATAA
- a CDS encoding surface-adhesin E family protein: MQILRLAALTLPAILLASCASSGPSVSGDWESIGTISNGNIKVTLDKNSIKKNGVLATFRDKKVISKMSEESFSNTPKYKTAIGEWEVHCTNKTYRLTALQLLDERGQTISNQKYTAVSVRPMSVMNGTIIEKQFETVCGKKL; the protein is encoded by the coding sequence ATGCAGATTTTGCGTTTGGCCGCACTCACGTTGCCAGCCATACTGTTGGCGTCCTGTGCTTCTTCCGGTCCTTCCGTCAGCGGCGATTGGGAAAGCATCGGCACCATTTCCAACGGCAATATCAAAGTTACATTAGACAAAAACAGCATCAAGAAAAACGGCGTTCTGGCTACTTTCCGCGATAAAAAAGTCATCTCTAAAATGAGTGAGGAAAGTTTTTCAAATACGCCTAAATATAAAACGGCCATCGGAGAATGGGAAGTTCACTGCACCAATAAAACCTACCGCCTGACGGCTTTGCAGCTCTTAGACGAACGCGGACAGACTATTTCTAATCAGAAATATACTGCGGTCAGCGTGCGTCCTATGAGCGTAATGAACGGCACCATCATTGAAAAACAGTTTGAAACTGTTTGCGGCAAAAAGTTGTAA
- a CDS encoding L-threonylcarbamoyladenylate synthase — translation MLFPRILTASAQRKLKIHLKRGGLVAYPTESCYGLGCIPTFPRALSRVVSLKKRPQDKGMIVIGSRLEQLQSLLERPSEKTIFMLEREWPAPKTFLLPSRAGILPLLRGKGRNKLAVRVPAHQGARRLCKVLGTPLVSTSCNRAGKRPCKTEREVRRQFGRKVWVVSGLIGGQEKPSQIIDGETGIRLR, via the coding sequence ATGTTGTTTCCACGAATACTTACTGCATCGGCGCAGCGCAAATTGAAAATCCACCTTAAACGGGGTGGATTGGTTGCATATCCGACCGAGTCTTGTTATGGGTTAGGCTGTATTCCAACTTTTCCCAGAGCGCTAAGTCGGGTGGTCAGTTTGAAAAAACGGCCGCAGGATAAAGGTATGATTGTTATCGGCAGTCGTTTGGAACAATTACAGTCGCTATTGGAAAGGCCGTCTGAAAAAACAATTTTTATGTTGGAACGAGAATGGCCGGCACCGAAAACCTTTTTGCTCCCCTCTCGGGCTGGAATACTGCCTTTACTGAGAGGGAAGGGGAGGAATAAACTGGCTGTGCGCGTTCCTGCCCATCAAGGTGCGCGGAGGTTGTGTAAGGTACTGGGAACACCGTTGGTGTCAACGTCGTGCAACCGTGCCGGCAAACGGCCATGTAAAACCGAGCGCGAGGTCCGGCGGCAATTTGGTAGGAAAGTGTGGGTGGTAAGCGGTTTAATCGGAGGGCAAGAAAAACCAAGTCAGATTATTGACGGAGAAACGGGCATCCGTTTAAGGTAA
- the purD gene encoding phosphoribosylamine--glycine ligase produces MKLLVVGSGGREHALAWKLAQSPKVETVFVAPGNAGTSIEPKLKNLTLTAHADLIDFCKKEHIAFTVVGPEAPLAAGIVDDFRAEGLKAFGPTQYAAQLESSKDFAKAFMKKYGIPTAQYQTFENAEKAHEYVNQKGAPIVIKADGLAAGKGVVVAATLHEAHVAIDDMLLGNKMGNAGARVVIEDFLQGEEASFIVMVDGDNVLPMATSQDHKRLLDDDCGPNTGGMGAYSPAPVVTSDVYERAMNEIILPTVNGMKAEGHKFTGFLYAGLMIDKTGAPYTVEFNCRFGDPETQPIMSRLNSDLVDLLEAAIDGKLNSTIAEWNPQTAVGVVLAAENYPDTPKKGDIITGLDEADRIGKVFHAGTALNENGKVVTNGGRVLCVVGLGDNVAAAKTKAYQAVQKISFDGMQYRKDIADKAINR; encoded by the coding sequence ATGAAATTACTCGTTGTCGGCAGCGGTGGTCGCGAACATGCTCTGGCTTGGAAATTAGCACAATCCCCAAAAGTAGAAACCGTTTTCGTTGCGCCTGGTAATGCCGGTACATCGATTGAGCCTAAATTGAAAAATCTGACTTTGACAGCTCATGCCGACCTGATTGATTTCTGTAAAAAAGAACATATTGCTTTTACTGTAGTAGGTCCGGAAGCGCCGTTGGCCGCCGGTATTGTGGATGATTTTCGTGCTGAAGGTTTAAAGGCTTTCGGTCCCACCCAGTATGCGGCCCAGTTGGAAAGTTCGAAAGATTTTGCCAAAGCATTTATGAAAAAATACGGTATTCCTACCGCGCAATATCAGACTTTTGAAAATGCGGAAAAGGCACATGAATATGTAAATCAGAAAGGTGCACCGATCGTTATTAAAGCAGACGGCTTGGCAGCGGGTAAGGGAGTGGTTGTGGCCGCTACTTTGCATGAGGCACATGTTGCGATTGACGATATGTTGCTGGGTAACAAAATGGGCAATGCGGGCGCAAGAGTGGTTATTGAAGATTTTCTGCAAGGAGAAGAGGCCAGCTTCATTGTGATGGTGGACGGTGACAATGTGTTGCCAATGGCGACCAGTCAAGACCACAAACGTTTGCTGGATGATGATTGTGGTCCGAATACGGGCGGTATGGGTGCGTACAGTCCGGCGCCAGTGGTAACGTCAGATGTATACGAACGTGCTATGAACGAGATTATCTTGCCTACAGTCAATGGTATGAAGGCGGAAGGCCATAAATTTACCGGTTTTCTGTATGCCGGTTTGATGATTGATAAAACCGGAGCACCATATACGGTTGAATTTAATTGCCGTTTCGGCGATCCTGAAACTCAACCGATTATGAGCCGTTTGAATAGCGACTTAGTTGATTTGTTGGAAGCTGCGATAGACGGCAAACTGAATAGTACTATTGCGGAATGGAATCCTCAGACTGCGGTCGGCGTGGTATTGGCAGCCGAGAATTATCCTGATACGCCTAAAAAAGGCGACATTATTACCGGTTTGGACGAAGCAGATCGAATTGGAAAAGTGTTTCATGCCGGCACTGCTTTAAACGAAAACGGTAAAGTTGTAACCAACGGCGGTCGAGTATTGTGTGTCGTCGGTTTGGGCGATAATGTGGCTGCTGCCAAAACCAAGGCTTATCAGGCAGTACAAAAAATCAGTTTTGACGGAATGCAGTATCGTAAAGATATTGCGGATAAAGCCATCAATCGTTAA
- a CDS encoding YigZ family protein: MDIATYKTIASTTQAEFKDKGSRFVAFAYPIQTLEEVKQYVSILREEHHKARHWCYAYRLGVDGTQFRANDDGEPAGSAGRPILGQIDSAGLTDVLVIVVRYFGGTLLGVPGLIHAYKTAAAEALTVAEVIEKNVEKTVWLRCKYPYLNEAIRITKQNQGNIIEQDLQLDCRLTVRLPLACYTLCITAWENTRNIEIYTENPYS; the protein is encoded by the coding sequence ATGGATATTGCTACTTACAAGACCATTGCTTCAACTACTCAAGCCGAATTTAAGGATAAAGGAAGCCGTTTTGTTGCGTTTGCGTATCCTATTCAGACATTAGAAGAAGTTAAACAGTACGTTTCAATTCTCAGAGAAGAACACCATAAAGCAAGGCACTGGTGTTACGCATATCGTTTGGGTGTTGATGGTACGCAATTCCGTGCTAATGATGACGGAGAACCAGCGGGCAGTGCAGGGCGTCCGATTTTAGGGCAGATTGATTCAGCGGGTCTAACGGATGTATTGGTGATTGTTGTACGGTATTTCGGCGGTACATTATTAGGTGTGCCGGGTTTGATTCATGCTTATAAAACGGCGGCAGCGGAGGCTTTGACCGTTGCGGAAGTGATTGAAAAAAATGTTGAAAAAACGGTATGGTTACGTTGCAAATATCCCTATCTTAATGAAGCTATCAGAATTACCAAACAAAATCAGGGCAATATTATCGAGCAAGATTTGCAGTTGGATTGCAGATTAACTGTCCGACTTCCTTTGGCCTGTTATACGTTATGTATTACGGCATGGGAGAACACTCGCAATATCGAAATTTATACTGAAAATCCTTATTCATAG
- a CDS encoding electron transfer flavoprotein subunit alpha/FixB family protein, giving the protein MSVLIIAEHNNQQLNPATLHAVAASAKLGEVHLLVAGKDATSVVEAARQVQGISKVLVSDASHYAEGLAEELAPLAVKLAGDYRYIAATATAFGKNLMPRIAALLGIPQISDLTEVVDANTFVRPIYAGNAFETVQSQSEKVALTFRATAFNAAALVGNNAEIVTIDAIPAQNLSRFVSRNLSQSDRPELTQAKVVVSGGRALGSAENFNSVLTPLADILNAAIGASRAAVDLEYAPNDIQVGQTGKVVAPQLYIAVGISGAIQHVAGMQDSKVIVAINKDADAPIFNVADYGLVGDLFEIVPQLVDALKS; this is encoded by the coding sequence ATGAGTGTATTGATTATTGCCGAACACAATAACCAGCAGTTAAATCCTGCTACACTTCATGCGGTTGCTGCTTCTGCCAAATTGGGTGAAGTTCATTTGTTGGTAGCAGGGAAAGATGCCACTTCCGTTGTCGAAGCAGCCAGACAGGTACAAGGTATTAGCAAAGTATTGGTATCGGATGCATCTCATTATGCAGAGGGTTTGGCAGAAGAATTGGCACCACTAGCCGTTAAATTAGCTGGTGATTATCGCTATATTGCCGCTACTGCAACTGCTTTCGGTAAAAATCTGATGCCACGTATAGCTGCTTTATTGGGTATACCGCAGATTTCTGATTTAACTGAAGTGGTAGATGCAAATACTTTTGTACGGCCCATTTATGCCGGTAATGCGTTTGAAACGGTACAAAGCCAGTCTGAGAAAGTAGCATTGACTTTCCGTGCAACGGCTTTTAATGCTGCGGCCCTTGTTGGAAACAATGCAGAAATTGTAACAATTGATGCTATTCCGGCACAAAATTTAAGCCGTTTTGTATCACGCAATTTGTCTCAATCTGACAGACCGGAACTGACTCAAGCTAAAGTTGTTGTATCGGGCGGACGTGCATTAGGTAGTGCCGAAAACTTTAATTCTGTTTTGACGCCGTTGGCCGATATATTAAATGCGGCAATCGGTGCGTCACGTGCGGCAGTTGATTTGGAATATGCACCAAACGATATACAAGTTGGACAAACCGGTAAAGTTGTTGCTCCTCAGTTGTATATTGCGGTGGGTATTTCAGGTGCAATACAGCATGTTGCAGGTATGCAAGATAGTAAAGTTATTGTTGCCATCAATAAAGATGCCGATGCACCTATTTTTAATGTAGCGGATTATGGGTTGGTTGGAGATTTGTTTGAAATAGTTCCGCAACTGGTTGATGCCTTAAAAAGCTGA
- a CDS encoding electron transfer flavoprotein subunit beta/FixA family protein, whose translation MKALVAVKRVVDYNVKVRVKADGSDVDINNVKMSMNPFDEVAVEEAVRLKEAGKVNEIIAVSLGNKKCEETLRTALAMGADRAVHIETDKKLEPLTVAKLLKALADKENPQILLLGKQAIDDDANQTAQMLSALLNAAQGTFASKIELNADEVLVTREIDGGEETLALKLPAVISADLRLNEPRFVKLPNIMQAKKKPLEKLSPEELGISIVPLIRTIKVAEPRERQAGIKVGSVTELADKLRNEAKVI comes from the coding sequence ATGAAAGCATTGGTCGCAGTAAAACGCGTAGTAGATTATAACGTTAAAGTACGCGTCAAGGCGGATGGGTCGGATGTGGACATCAATAATGTCAAAATGTCAATGAATCCGTTTGATGAAGTTGCAGTGGAAGAAGCGGTTCGTTTGAAAGAAGCCGGTAAGGTTAATGAGATTATTGCCGTGTCTTTAGGTAATAAAAAATGTGAAGAAACATTACGTACGGCTTTAGCTATGGGAGCTGACCGTGCAGTACATATTGAAACCGATAAAAAATTGGAGCCATTGACAGTTGCCAAATTGTTAAAAGCATTGGCAGATAAGGAAAATCCGCAGATTTTGCTGTTAGGTAAACAGGCGATTGATGACGATGCAAATCAAACAGCACAAATGTTGTCTGCCCTACTGAATGCAGCTCAAGGTACGTTTGCTTCCAAAATAGAACTTAATGCTGATGAAGTTTTGGTAACACGCGAGATTGATGGCGGTGAAGAAACGCTTGCTCTGAAATTGCCTGCGGTAATTAGTGCGGATTTACGTTTAAATGAACCGCGTTTTGTAAAATTGCCTAATATCATGCAGGCAAAGAAAAAACCATTGGAAAAATTAAGTCCTGAGGAGTTAGGCATTAGTATTGTTCCCCTTATTCGTACGATTAAAGTAGCTGAACCCAGAGAGCGTCAAGCAGGTATAAAAGTCGGCAGCGTTACCGAATTGGCTGATAAATTGAGAAATGAAGCTAAAGTGATTTAA
- the waaC gene encoding lipopolysaccharide heptosyltransferase I, which translates to MKILLVRLSSMGDLIHTLPAVEDLSRLRPDIRLHWLSEAGFADIARLHPFVKKIHEMRWRKWRKQLFKSETWHEISRLKKELQQEKFDFVLDSQGLIKSALFARMADAQVKGLDKNSSRERLAALAYGQTFNVLKGKNAVWRNRELFAQVFNYQIPQLQRFGLSVPAEGRLKNLKTPYYVALHATSRDSKLWPVENWLDTLTKLHNDSGYSIYLPWGNNIEKQRAQVIAAELPFVVVCDKMNLLQAASLLEQSVGVIGVDTGLLHLANALDKPVVGIYTDTDPIKTGVQVSDWAKNLGGMGKIPVSEEVYQVFTDCVAAKKFDLEHKSKSASIETD; encoded by the coding sequence ATGAAAATACTGCTTGTCCGGTTATCTAGTATGGGAGATTTAATTCATACGCTTCCTGCTGTTGAAGATTTATCCCGTTTACGCCCGGACATTCGATTGCATTGGTTAAGTGAAGCAGGTTTTGCAGATATTGCTCGATTGCATCCGTTTGTGAAGAAAATACATGAAATGCGTTGGAGAAAATGGCGCAAGCAGTTGTTTAAATCCGAAACATGGCACGAGATAAGCCGTCTGAAAAAAGAATTACAGCAGGAAAAGTTTGATTTTGTATTGGATAGCCAGGGACTCATAAAAAGTGCTTTATTTGCAAGAATGGCTGATGCACAAGTTAAAGGTTTGGATAAAAACAGTTCCCGTGAGAGATTGGCCGCACTGGCGTACGGCCAAACGTTTAATGTCCTGAAAGGTAAGAACGCAGTATGGCGTAATCGTGAATTGTTTGCTCAAGTGTTTAATTATCAAATACCGCAACTTCAACGATTCGGTTTATCTGTTCCAGCAGAAGGCCGTCTGAAGAATTTAAAAACACCTTATTATGTCGCCTTGCATGCTACCAGTAGAGACAGTAAATTGTGGCCTGTTGAAAATTGGTTGGATACGCTGACTAAGCTACACAACGATAGTGGCTATTCTATTTATCTGCCGTGGGGTAACAATATAGAAAAACAGCGTGCGCAAGTGATTGCTGCAGAACTTCCGTTTGTCGTTGTATGCGATAAAATGAATTTGTTGCAGGCTGCTTCTCTGTTAGAGCAATCTGTCGGTGTCATTGGCGTGGATACTGGTTTGTTACATTTGGCTAATGCATTGGATAAACCTGTAGTCGGTATTTATACTGATACTGATCCGATAAAAACCGGAGTGCAGGTTTCTGATTGGGCAAAAAATTTAGGCGGAATGGGAAAAATTCCTGTATCCGAAGAAGTTTATCAGGTATTTACAGATTGCGTAGCTGCCAAGAAGTTTGATTTAGAACACAAATCAAAATCGGCTAGTATTGAGACTGATTGA
- a CDS encoding nicotinamidase, producing MIVSIDVDAQKTFSPLCPAELPVMEGNLIVEELNAQAKLADLRVMTKDAHSPSAKWLVENPADMLKPTGLNDADLTWVSHAIVGTYGYELLDGLPQTKEYDYCVWKGVDPELHPYGACFHDIEEKLSTGLLEWLKCKGADTVIVGGLATDYCVKTTVLQLLKGGKWKVIVNAAACRGIAPDTVNAAWKEMSDAGAVILENTEKIYNYINNQ from the coding sequence ATGATTGTTTCAATAGATGTAGACGCTCAGAAAACATTTTCTCCCCTGTGTCCGGCAGAATTACCGGTAATGGAAGGAAATCTGATTGTTGAAGAATTGAATGCACAGGCTAAATTGGCCGATTTGCGTGTTATGACCAAAGATGCGCACAGTCCTTCAGCTAAATGGTTGGTAGAAAATCCGGCGGATATGCTGAAACCGACCGGATTGAACGATGCTGATTTGACATGGGTATCTCATGCAATAGTAGGTACTTACGGTTATGAATTACTGGATGGGCTGCCCCAAACTAAAGAATATGACTATTGTGTATGGAAAGGTGTTGATCCCGAACTGCATCCTTATGGTGCATGTTTTCACGATATAGAAGAAAAATTAAGTACGGGTTTGCTTGAATGGTTGAAATGTAAAGGTGCGGATACGGTTATTGTTGGAGGTTTGGCAACAGATTATTGTGTGAAAACAACGGTATTGCAGTTGCTTAAAGGTGGAAAGTGGAAGGTCATTGTTAATGCAGCCGCATGTCGTGGTATTGCTCCGGATACAGTTAATGCTGCTTGGAAAGAAATGTCCGATGCCGGTGCAGTTATTTTAGAGAATACTGAGAAAATATATAATTACATTAATAATCAATAA